The following coding sequences lie in one Equus przewalskii isolate Varuska chromosome 25, EquPr2, whole genome shotgun sequence genomic window:
- the ZC3H14 gene encoding zinc finger CCCH domain-containing protein 14 isoform X9, giving the protein MKMSSRFPSPSLPILFSPGPIDLGSVTSSSCSLNELDNISHLLRKISTDINEIKGMKAAILTVEANLFDLNVRVSQIEAKISSLEVKMNEYSTSACECNRQFEDLQEEVDFESQSRITDVKIIGFLRNIDKGTQQRQLLSRLQIDPVVAETLQISQAEMSELSVAQKPEKLLERCKYWPACKNGDECAYHHPVSPCKAFPNCKFAEKCLFVHPNCKYDAKCTKPDCPFTHMSRRIPVLPPKPVTTPASPSSSQLCRYFPACKKMECPFYHPKHCRFNTQCTRPDCTFYHPTITVPPRHALKWIRPQTSE; this is encoded by the exons atgaaaatgtctTCAAGGTTTCCATCACCATCTTTACCAATTTTATTCTCACCTGGGCCAATTGACTTAGGCTCTGTAACAAGTTCCTCTTGTTCACTGAATGAGCTAGACAATATTTCGCatcttttaaggaaaatatcaACTGATATCAATGAAATTAAAGGAATGAAAGCAGCAATTTTGACAGTGGAAGCAAATCTTTTTGATCTAAATGTTAGAGTGTCACAGATTGAAGCAAAAATTTCATCTTTGGaggttaaaatgaatgaatattcaacATCAGCATGTGAGTGCAACAGGCAGTTTGAAGATCTTCAAGAGGAAGTAGATTTTGAATCACAGTCAAGGATTACTGATGTAAAAATAATTGGCTTCCTTAGAAACATTGACAAAG GAACTCAGCAGAGGCAATTGTTATCCCGACTGCAGATTGACCCAGTAGTGGCAGAAACTCTGCAGATCAGTCAAG CTGAGATGAGTGAACTGAGTGTGGCACAGAAACCGGAAAAACTGTTGGAGCGCTGCAAGTACTGGCCTGCCTGTAAAAACGGGGACGAGTGTGCTTACCATCACCCTGTTTCACCTTGCAA agCCTTTCCCAATTGTAAATTTGCtgaaaaatgtttgtttgttCATCCAAATTGTAAATATGATGCAAAATGTACTAAACCAGATTGTCCCTTCACTCATATGAGTAGAAGAATTCCAGTTCTGCCTCCAAAACCAG TTACAACACCAGCATCACCTTCTAGTAGTCAGCTTTGCCGTTACTTCCCTGCTTGTAAGAAAATGGAATGTCCCTTCTATCATCCAAAA cACTGTAGATTTAACACTCAGTGTACGAGACCTGACTGCACATTTTATCATCCCACCATTACTGTACCACCACGACATGCCTTGAAATGGATTCGACCTCAAACCAG TGAATGA